In Ruminococcaceae bacterium BL-6, a genomic segment contains:
- the hutI gene encoding imidazolone-5-propionate hydrolase (Evidence 2a : Function from experimental evidences in other organisms; PubMedId : 16990261, 17395359, 18296777; Product type e : enzyme), producing the protein MSQKKKLICHAAELVTCAGKAPKRGKDMSDIGRIKDGAVLIDGDKIAAVGTTGQLKQQCGSTACEIIDAAGKTVLPGFVDSHTHFVFGGYRAEEFSWRLRGDSYMSIMERGGGINATVSKTREATLEELVKSGRNRLDRMLEFGVTTVEGKSGYGLDKETELKQLRAMKELNRTHAVDVVSTFLGPHSVLPEYKDRERDFIDFLLHEVMPVVKEENLAEFADIFTEKNVFSIEDSRHYMTEAKKMGFQLKIHADEMAPLGGAELAAEMGAISAEHLLQSSDKGIADMAEAGVICDILPATAFCLKEPYARARKMIDEGAAVAFGSDLNPGSCFTNSIPLMIALGCIYMNLSIEEVITALTINGAAAVDRADRIGSIEPGKQADIILLGCPSIDFLPYHTAINLVETVLKNGEIVHKR; encoded by the coding sequence ATGAGTCAAAAGAAAAAACTGATCTGCCATGCCGCGGAGCTGGTCACCTGCGCCGGAAAGGCGCCGAAGCGCGGCAAGGACATGTCGGACATCGGAAGAATCAAAGACGGCGCGGTGCTGATCGACGGCGACAAGATTGCCGCCGTGGGCACGACCGGGCAGCTGAAGCAACAGTGCGGCAGCACCGCCTGCGAGATCATCGACGCGGCGGGCAAAACGGTTCTGCCGGGATTTGTAGATTCCCACACCCACTTCGTCTTCGGCGGTTACCGCGCGGAGGAGTTCTCCTGGCGCCTGCGCGGCGACAGCTATATGTCCATTATGGAACGCGGCGGCGGCATCAACGCGACGGTTTCGAAAACCCGCGAGGCAACGCTGGAAGAGCTGGTAAAATCCGGCCGGAACAGGCTGGACCGCATGCTGGAATTCGGCGTGACCACGGTAGAGGGAAAAAGCGGCTACGGCCTGGATAAAGAAACGGAACTGAAACAGCTGCGCGCCATGAAGGAGCTGAACCGCACGCACGCCGTGGATGTCGTTTCCACCTTTCTGGGCCCCCACAGCGTGCTGCCCGAATACAAGGACCGCGAGCGCGATTTCATCGACTTTCTGCTGCACGAGGTCATGCCCGTGGTAAAAGAGGAAAACCTGGCCGAATTCGCAGATATTTTCACGGAAAAGAACGTCTTTTCCATCGAGGATTCCCGCCACTATATGACAGAGGCAAAGAAAATGGGCTTTCAGCTCAAAATCCATGCCGATGAGATGGCTCCGCTGGGCGGCGCGGAGCTGGCGGCCGAGATGGGCGCAATCTCTGCCGAACATTTGCTGCAGAGCTCCGACAAGGGTATTGCCGACATGGCGGAGGCCGGCGTCATCTGCGACATTCTTCCCGCCACGGCGTTCTGCCTGAAAGAGCCGTACGCGCGCGCGCGCAAAATGATCGACGAAGGCGCGGCCGTCGCATTCGGAAGCGACCTGAACCCGGGCAGCTGCTTTACCAATTCGATCCCCCTGATGATCGCGCTGGGCTGCATCTACATGAACCTGTCGATCGAAGAGGTCATCACCGCCCTGACGATCAACGGCGCCGCCGCAGTGGACAGAGCAGACCGGATCGGAAGCATCGAGCCCGGCAAGCAGGCGGACATCATCCTGCTGGGATGCCCCTCGATCGACTTTCTGCCCTATCATACTGCGATCAACCTGGTGGAAACCGTCCTGAAAAACGGCGAGATCGTACACAAACGCTGA
- a CDS encoding protein of unknown function (Evidence 5 : Unknown function): MLRRRISARQGRAALAGGGEARKAENGGRKQWDNEQGRTDFVDLHVYHLIKNLRREKEFTARKTNPASV; the protein is encoded by the coding sequence GTGCTGCGGCGCCGGATTTCGGCCCGGCAGGGCCGCGCCGCTCTCGCTGGCGGCGGCGAAGCCCGGAAAGCCGAAAACGGCGGACGCAAGCAATGGGACAACGAGCAGGGCCGCACGGATTTTGTGGATCTTCATGTTTATCACCTCATTAAAAATTTACGGCGGGAAAAGGAATTTACAGCGCGGAAGACCAATCCCGCTTCAGTATAG
- a CDS encoding HATPase_c_5 domain-containing protein, producing MSGFSLPIADLAYNLTLAFGSALSIWFFLGQYLDRRFGNAFILLIDTLFALFAVLLYSRVPVLVRSLSVPFGTFLLALVLYRDPFLRKLWIAAAYHVCILFLDLSVVAAIEILGISYAAWTQSRLFVWVSNVIVGNLLLIPLALLLRPVLRAKDDPGPQSVADLTRILVALFVAVTIMGCFIILSVSAEKARALAAVCASAVLLVSSVLLLSWLFKRIGNISRQERERRLLEQEYRLALGRQTQAEQYQEEIRALEEDMAAQLDRLSRLIADGKIGDAASELERSIVEVQRVRRPEIQQNPLMDYLLASLEKRCRLGGIRLKMEVGVSADIGIDDVDFCTILSNLMDNAVNAVHGVSEGKRFIDLTIHRNGGILFIGCENSKSPETPVENPECRFGHFGLANIRETAAKYGGDVQIEDGPEKFSVQTLLYCVKDAC from the coding sequence ATGAGCGGCTTCTCTCTCCCAATTGCCGATCTGGCGTATAATCTGACGCTGGCTTTCGGCTCTGCCCTGAGTATCTGGTTTTTTCTGGGCCAGTATTTGGATCGCCGTTTCGGCAATGCTTTCATTTTGCTGATTGATACGCTGTTTGCCCTTTTCGCCGTCCTGCTTTATTCGCGCGTTCCCGTGCTGGTCCGAAGCCTTTCCGTTCCTTTTGGTACTTTTTTGCTGGCGCTGGTTCTCTATCGGGATCCCTTTCTGCGGAAGCTCTGGATCGCCGCCGCGTACCATGTCTGCATCCTTTTTCTGGATCTATCCGTCGTCGCCGCGATCGAAATTCTGGGCATTTCCTATGCGGCGTGGACTCAAAGCCGCCTGTTCGTATGGGTCAGCAATGTGATCGTCGGCAACCTTTTACTGATTCCCCTTGCTTTGCTTCTTCGCCCCGTCCTCCGGGCGAAAGATGATCCGGGTCCGCAGAGCGTGGCCGACCTGACCCGGATTCTCGTCGCTTTGTTTGTGGCGGTCACTATTATGGGGTGTTTTATCATTCTGTCTGTTTCCGCTGAAAAAGCAAGGGCGCTCGCGGCCGTCTGCGCGTCGGCTGTCCTGCTGGTTTCCTCCGTGCTGCTGCTGTCCTGGCTGTTCAAACGGATCGGCAACATTTCCCGGCAGGAACGCGAACGGAGACTTCTGGAGCAGGAATACCGGCTTGCGCTGGGACGTCAAACGCAGGCAGAACAATATCAGGAAGAAATCCGGGCGCTGGAGGAAGATATGGCCGCTCAGCTGGACCGCCTTTCCCGATTGATCGCAGACGGAAAGATCGGGGATGCCGCTTCCGAGCTGGAACGCTCCATCGTTGAGGTCCAAAGGGTCAGGCGGCCTGAAATACAGCAGAATCCGCTGATGGATTATCTGCTTGCCAGCCTGGAAAAGCGCTGCAGGCTCGGTGGAATTCGGCTGAAGATGGAGGTCGGCGTTTCTGCCGATATCGGAATCGACGACGTGGACTTCTGCACGATCCTGTCTAATCTGATGGACAACGCGGTGAACGCCGTCCACGGGGTAAGCGAAGGGAAGCGGTTCATCGATTTAACCATACATCGGAACGGCGGCATTCTGTTCATCGGCTGCGAGAATTCAAAATCTCCCGAAACTCCGGTGGAAAACCCGGAATGCCGCTTCGGCCATTTCGGGCTGGCCAATATCCGGGAAACCGCCGCAAAATACGGCGGGGATGTTCAGATAGAGGATGGCCCGGAAAAGTTTTCTGTCCAAACCCTGCTCTACTGCGTAAAAGACGCCTGCTGA
- a CDS encoding conserved protein of unknown function (Evidence 4 : Unknown function but conserved in other organisms), producing the protein MGMRKLKIAVCDDEEYELKQIGRMLSRAAEAFGCAATVFSYRDSRSILNEIENGSVRFDLLCLDLYIDEKIGFDIAAAVRRKGYPCAIIFITAFADRMAESFRYVTSAYLIKPVNEAKMKEAFGTALSHLNAAPSFLLRRKEDERSIPFRQIIYLESRLKQIYLYCQGEREPIVFPEKLAEISRVFPKEYFHFCHKSYLVNFRYVQKIDKVRHEAILTDGSRLPVSRSCYAQILKDFMQFHSVAREEQAP; encoded by the coding sequence ATGGGAATGCGTAAACTGAAGATCGCGGTATGCGACGATGAGGAGTATGAACTGAAACAGATCGGCCGGATGCTTTCCCGGGCGGCGGAGGCATTCGGCTGTGCGGCCACTGTCTTTTCTTATCGGGACAGCCGGAGCATCCTGAACGAAATCGAAAACGGCTCCGTCCGTTTCGATCTGCTCTGTCTCGATCTGTACATCGACGAGAAGATCGGCTTTGACATTGCCGCCGCCGTCCGGCGGAAGGGGTATCCCTGCGCGATCATCTTCATCACGGCCTTTGCCGACCGGATGGCGGAGAGCTTTCGCTATGTCACATCGGCATACCTGATCAAACCGGTAAATGAAGCGAAAATGAAAGAGGCTTTCGGCACGGCGCTTTCCCATCTAAACGCCGCGCCCTCTTTTCTTTTGCGCCGGAAGGAGGATGAGCGGTCCATCCCGTTCCGTCAGATCATTTACCTGGAGAGCCGTTTGAAACAGATTTATTTGTATTGCCAAGGAGAGCGCGAGCCGATCGTTTTTCCGGAAAAGCTTGCCGAAATCAGCCGCGTCTTCCCGAAGGAATATTTCCATTTTTGCCACAAGAGCTATCTGGTGAACTTCCGTTATGTGCAGAAGATCGATAAAGTCAGACACGAAGCGATTTTGACGGACGGCAGCCGACTTCCGGTCAGCCGAAGCTGCTATGCGCAGATTCTGAAGGATTTCATGCAGTTTCACTCTGTGGCCAGGGAGGAGCAGGCCCCATGA
- a CDS encoding Anaerobic sulfatase-maturating enzyme, which translates to MIHKVQKKIMLITNENCNLNCTYCYEIHKADRVMSLETAKRVLDSELVDIDDDTIVEIELIGGEAFLAFSLIKNIVDYVDRRYRNKRIHYSCTTNGTLVHGEVQKWLSAHRTKFFCSLSLDGTPWMHNRNRPFKGSGQGSFDSIDIDFFTKTWDPVNAKMTVSPETLKDMADGVKYVESRGLKAVTTFATGIRWTRPESVSELIVQLRKLIEYYQDHPDLELCKLLSIDLDSIFVSPQKEFRYCGAGKSVHAYDAAGKRYPCQGFAPVTLGEEAENYIGCDFSGFSLPEDTPCAECRFLYICPTCYACNLSATGDIGRQTPEMCVFNRLCALASAKIQYDRVMRKETDRLSVEDQKTLKAISIIEDEIFSPHHKFLYELPLK; encoded by the coding sequence GTGATCCATAAAGTTCAAAAGAAAATCATGCTGATTACGAACGAAAACTGCAATTTGAATTGTACTTACTGTTACGAAATTCATAAAGCCGACCGTGTGATGTCTCTTGAAACTGCGAAACGGGTTTTGGATTCTGAGCTGGTCGATATCGATGACGATACGATCGTGGAAATTGAATTGATCGGCGGGGAAGCGTTTTTGGCGTTTTCGCTCATTAAAAATATTGTGGACTATGTTGACCGCCGATATCGAAACAAGCGGATTCATTATAGCTGTACCACAAACGGCACTTTGGTTCACGGGGAGGTGCAAAAATGGCTGTCCGCGCATCGGACGAAGTTCTTCTGCTCTTTGAGCCTGGATGGGACCCCCTGGATGCATAACAGAAACAGGCCTTTTAAAGGATCGGGTCAGGGGAGTTTCGATTCCATAGACATTGATTTTTTCACGAAAACGTGGGATCCGGTCAATGCCAAAATGACGGTTTCGCCCGAAACGCTAAAAGATATGGCGGATGGAGTAAAGTATGTGGAAAGCAGAGGTTTGAAAGCAGTGACCACGTTTGCGACGGGGATCAGATGGACGCGTCCGGAGAGCGTGAGCGAACTGATCGTGCAGCTGCGAAAGCTGATTGAATATTATCAGGATCATCCCGATCTGGAACTCTGCAAACTGTTGTCCATCGATCTCGATTCCATTTTCGTTTCCCCACAGAAAGAATTTCGGTACTGCGGCGCCGGGAAATCCGTCCATGCTTATGATGCGGCTGGGAAACGATACCCATGCCAGGGCTTTGCGCCGGTTACATTGGGAGAGGAAGCCGAAAATTATATTGGGTGCGACTTTTCCGGATTTTCGCTGCCGGAAGATACCCCGTGCGCCGAATGCAGGTTCTTATACATTTGTCCCACCTGCTATGCGTGCAATTTATCGGCGACGGGAGATATCGGCCGACAGACTCCTGAAATGTGTGTTTTCAATCGATTGTGCGCTTTGGCGAGCGCCAAAATTCAATATGACCGCGTGATGCGGAAGGAAACGGATCGGTTGTCCGTTGAAGACCAGAAAACATTAAAGGCGATATCGATCATAGAAGATGAAATTTTTAGTCCCCATCATAAATTTTTATATGAGCTCCCATTAAAATGA
- a CDS encoding exported protein of unknown function (Evidence 5 : Unknown function) — protein MKIHKIRAALLVVPLLASAVFGFPGFAAASESGAALPGRNPAPQHADAPRRNDSVSVNGLSEENNMTWLYSLVPSKVVTASKENQYSIYNGEDQYGNLCKNSVKYDFTPNSSDYDESSDAYDDDYATYQIDYSLNGQYKTFSTVLTGNWNGYDVINVEILGDGNTLYKTGITFETKPLALNLDVTSVKTLSLRFSTLYNSCAPSNEVIFSGAQLIGKAGTSLPSSPVKTVSYEEAGRAFKLDTASYTMAPGNIYDFKVTLKGDLTQQDVKVSDSRTGSVVKLTRIPNTDKYRITAVKEGTSYVVVQVGNAHLSFQVNVTKGARQGGAATHSNYAVV, from the coding sequence ATGAAGATCCACAAAATCCGTGCGGCCCTGCTCGTTGTCCCATTGCTTGCGTCCGCCGTTTTCGGCTTTCCGGGCTTCGCCGCCGCCAGCGAGAGCGGCGCGGCCCTGCCGGGCCGAAATCCGGCGCCGCAGCACGCCGATGCGCCAAGGCGGAATGACAGCGTTTCTGTGAATGGTCTGTCCGAAGAGAATAACATGACCTGGCTTTACAGCCTGGTGCCGTCGAAGGTCGTCACGGCCAGCAAAGAGAATCAGTATTCCATTTATAACGGAGAAGATCAGTACGGCAATCTTTGCAAGAACTCTGTAAAGTATGATTTTACTCCCAATAGTAGTGATTACGATGAATCAAGTGACGCGTATGATGACGATTATGCGACGTACCAAATCGATTACTCTCTGAACGGCCAATATAAAACGTTTTCCACTGTCCTGACCGGCAATTGGAATGGATATGACGTAATTAATGTTGAAATTCTGGGGGACGGCAACACGCTTTATAAAACCGGGATTACTTTTGAAACAAAGCCGTTGGCTTTGAATCTCGACGTCACTTCTGTCAAAACACTCAGTCTCCGTTTTTCCACGTTATACAACAGCTGTGCACCTAGCAACGAGGTCATCTTTTCTGGCGCACAACTCATCGGCAAGGCCGGAACCTCCCTGCCGTCGTCGCCTGTCAAAACAGTCAGCTACGAAGAGGCCGGCCGGGCCTTCAAGCTCGACACGGCCAGCTATACTATGGCGCCGGGAAATATTTATGATTTTAAGGTCACATTGAAAGGGGATCTGACCCAGCAGGACGTAAAGGTTTCCGATTCCCGCACCGGCAGCGTCGTGAAGCTGACGCGCATCCCCAATACGGATAAATACAGGATCACCGCCGTCAAAGAGGGAACATCCTATGTTGTCGTTCAGGTCGGCAATGCGCACCTGTCGTTTCAAGTAAATGTGACAAAGGGCGCAAGACAGGGAGGGGCCGCCACACATTCCAATTATGCGGTTGTTTAG
- a CDS encoding Folate family ECF transporter S component has product MSRNNSFSIFTSKYWAAASSEFRNLRSLVFAGLTVALGTVLSSISIPVGMNLHVTFAFVVLAFGSMVFGPVVGLSAGVAYDLVGFLLMPSSVFFPGYTLSSMLEFFIYGIFLYQCRISVVRVFLCKLIVDFGIHVGLGSLWSQILFDKGYYYFFIKSLVKNAVMLPIEVLMLLVLLRIFLPVLEHGDIVPKQKSRRIPFL; this is encoded by the coding sequence ATGTCCCGGAACAACTCTTTCTCTATTTTTACATCGAAATATTGGGCCGCGGCATCTTCCGAGTTCCGGAATCTTCGGTCGCTCGTATTCGCCGGGCTGACCGTCGCGCTCGGCACGGTATTGAGCTCGATTTCCATCCCGGTCGGAATGAACCTTCACGTCACGTTCGCCTTCGTGGTGCTGGCGTTCGGCTCCATGGTCTTCGGCCCCGTCGTCGGCCTGTCCGCCGGGGTGGCATACGATCTGGTCGGCTTCCTGCTGATGCCGTCCTCCGTCTTTTTCCCCGGCTACACCCTGTCATCCATGCTGGAGTTTTTTATTTACGGGATCTTCCTTTACCAGTGCCGGATTTCCGTCGTGCGGGTTTTCCTTTGCAAACTGATTGTCGATTTCGGGATCCATGTGGGGCTTGGGTCGCTCTGGAGCCAGATTTTGTTCGACAAAGGGTATTACTACTTTTTTATCAAGAGCCTTGTGAAAAATGCGGTGATGCTCCCGATCGAGGTCCTTATGCTTCTGGTCCTGCTGCGGATCTTTCTCCCCGTTCTGGAACACGGCGATATCGTGCCGAAGCAGAAGAGCAGGCGCATCCCGTTTCTCTGA
- a CDS encoding protein of unknown function (Evidence 5 : Unknown function), with product MSIQKVVIFTLGTRGDIQPYLYLARALKSAGFVPTIATHPCWKFLVDHAGVGFSPIGPDIDISCEAAAIREKSAHWLIGAMKTMKFVFKIIEGATDEIYRLCRNADLVIASHSHIGAIEAQACHKPMISVTLQPEMIPTG from the coding sequence ATGTCAATTCAAAAAGTGGTTATCTTTACTTTAGGGACAAGGGGAGATATCCAGCCGTATCTTTACCTTGCAAGAGCGTTAAAGAGCGCGGGCTTTGTGCCCACAATCGCAACTCATCCCTGCTGGAAATTTTTGGTGGATCATGCCGGGGTCGGCTTTTCGCCCATCGGGCCCGACATCGATATCTCCTGCGAAGCCGCGGCGATACGGGAAAAATCCGCCCATTGGCTCATTGGAGCAATGAAGACGATGAAGTTCGTCTTCAAAATCATCGAAGGGGCTACCGACGAAATTTACAGGCTGTGCAGAAATGCCGATCTGGTGATCGCTTCCCACAGCCATATCGGGGCAATCGAAGCACAGGCCTGCCATAAGCCAATGATAAGCGTTACGCTGCAGCCGGAAATGATTCCAACGGGCTAA
- a CDS encoding Arginase — MERLNLPITGICSFGKFPICTDLEHLDADIAVLGVPVDFAVGYMSGARLAPRRVREASTQYSRGEEGYYDFENDCQRLAAPLKIVDCGDADILHADPRHTFDAVADGVRGIVRRGAVPIVLGGDHSVSAPVGKALEELGEKICVVQFDAHLDWSDHVGGLRYGNGSPMRRMSEMPHIGPMAQIGLRGIGSSKKSDFDDAKAYGSVLIPSREAHKIGVEGVLAKIPQAKNYYITVDIDGFDLSIAPGVASPYPGGLLFDQVCDIISGIAKKGRIVAADLVEISPVYDPSGVTVRLGALVMLHTMGQIEAQIREKK; from the coding sequence ATGGAACGCTTGAATCTGCCGATTACAGGCATCTGTTCGTTTGGTAAATTCCCGATCTGTACGGATCTGGAGCATCTGGATGCCGATATTGCCGTTTTGGGAGTACCGGTCGATTTTGCGGTCGGATACATGAGCGGCGCCCGCTTGGCTCCGCGCCGCGTTCGGGAAGCTTCTACCCAGTATAGCAGGGGAGAGGAAGGGTATTACGATTTTGAAAATGACTGCCAGCGTCTGGCCGCCCCTTTGAAAATCGTGGACTGCGGCGACGCGGATATTCTTCATGCGGATCCCCGGCATACCTTTGACGCGGTTGCAGACGGCGTGCGGGGCATTGTACGCCGCGGAGCGGTCCCGATCGTGCTGGGCGGCGATCATTCCGTCAGCGCGCCGGTGGGCAAGGCGCTGGAAGAGCTCGGCGAGAAAATCTGTGTGGTTCAGTTCGACGCGCATCTGGACTGGTCCGATCACGTCGGCGGGCTGCGGTACGGCAACGGCAGCCCGATGCGCCGCATGTCGGAGATGCCCCACATCGGCCCGATGGCTCAGATCGGCCTTCGCGGCATCGGAAGCAGCAAAAAATCCGACTTCGACGATGCGAAAGCGTACGGCAGCGTGTTGATTCCCTCGCGGGAAGCGCACAAAATCGGCGTTGAGGGTGTGCTCGCAAAAATTCCCCAGGCAAAAAACTATTATATCACCGTCGATATCGACGGGTTTGATCTGTCGATTGCGCCCGGTGTGGCGTCGCCGTATCCCGGCGGCCTGCTGTTCGACCAGGTGTGCGATATTATTTCCGGAATCGCGAAAAAAGGCCGTATCGTCGCGGCCGATCTGGTGGAGATCTCTCCCGTGTACGACCCTTCTGGGGTCACGGTACGCCTGGGTGCGCTGGTGATGCTGCACACCATGGGTCAGATCGAAGCCCAGATCAGGGAAAAGAAATAG
- a CDS encoding Transcriptional regulator, AsnC family, whose product MDQTDIRIMNILQQDCKTPMRKIGRQVGLTAPAVSERIAQLRESGAIRAFCAKLDFAAAGKKLAAYIMVNVPPEFYARFCAFTKESTAITEHHHIIGPYNALLKIYVADSQELERQLSEIRKFGMSQTAMVLKTYFDQKPLPESF is encoded by the coding sequence ATGGACCAGACGGATATCAGAATTATGAATATTCTGCAGCAGGACTGCAAAACTCCGATGCGTAAAATCGGGCGTCAGGTAGGGCTGACCGCGCCCGCCGTTTCGGAACGGATTGCCCAGCTGCGCGAATCGGGAGCCATTCGGGCATTTTGCGCCAAGCTGGATTTTGCCGCGGCCGGCAAAAAGCTTGCGGCATATATTATGGTCAATGTTCCGCCGGAATTTTATGCGCGATTCTGCGCTTTCACAAAAGAAAGCACCGCGATCACGGAACATCATCATATCATCGGACCGTATAACGCGCTTTTGAAAATTTATGTTGCGGATTCGCAGGAACTTGAGCGGCAATTATCTGAAATCCGGAAATTCGGCATGTCCCAAACCGCGATGGTGCTGAAAACATATTTTGATCAAAAGCCGCTGCCCGAATCGTTCTAG
- a CDS encoding protein of unknown function (Evidence 5 : Unknown function), protein MKDYRASRKWIRWILPVITVVVLFLHAGLLLSNTLKNSRVAALFALLLFSLLLLNFFVWRAIGHVFEKLSLLQEEALRKLQMKHIVRLSRQARDHEEKILRIHHDLKNHLGVLYSLLRDGQAGQADSYVNRIRAFLEEERASK, encoded by the coding sequence ATGAAAGATTACCGCGCCAGCCGAAAATGGATTCGATGGATTCTTCCCGTCATTACCGTCGTTGTGCTTTTCCTGCACGCCGGCCTGCTGCTTTCCAATACGCTCAAAAATTCCCGCGTTGCCGCGCTTTTTGCGCTGCTGCTTTTTTCCCTGCTGCTGCTGAATTTTTTCGTTTGGCGCGCGATCGGGCATGTCTTTGAAAAGCTTTCGTTGCTTCAGGAAGAAGCCCTGCGGAAACTTCAAATGAAACATATTGTCAGGCTTTCCCGGCAGGCGCGCGATCACGAAGAAAAAATCCTGCGGATTCATCATGACCTGAAAAATCACCTCGGCGTACTCTATTCCCTGCTCCGGGACGGCCAGGCCGGGCAGGCCGACAGCTATGTTAACCGGATACGGGCGTTTCTGGAAGAGGAGCGTGCGTCGAAATGA